From Mus musculus strain C57BL/6J chromosome 17, GRCm38.p6 C57BL/6J, the proteins below share one genomic window:
- the Slc8a1 gene encoding sodium/calcium exchanger 1 isoform X13 → MLRLSLPPNVSMGFRLVALVALLFSHVDHITADTEAETGGNETTECTGSYYCKKGVILPIWEPQDPSFGDKIARATVYFVAMVYMFLGVSIIADRFMSSIEVITSQEKEITIKKPNGETTKTTVRIWNETVSNLTLMALGSSAPEILLSVIEVCGHNFTAGDLGPSTIVGSAAFNMFIIIALCVYVVPDGETRKIKHLRVFFVTAAWSIFAYTWLYIILSVSSPGVVEVWEGLLTFFFFPICVVFAWVADRRLLFYKYVYKRYRAGKQRGMIIEHEGDRPASKTEIEMDGKVVNSHVDNFLDGALVLEVDERDQDDEEARREMARILKELKQKHPEKEIEQLIELANYQVLSQQQKSRAFYRIQATRLMTGAGNILKRHAADQARKAVSMHEVNMEMAENDPVSKIFFEQGTYQCLENCGTVALTIMRRGGDLSTTVFVDFRTEDGTANAGSDYEFTEGTVIFKPGETQKEIRVGIIDDDIFEEDENFLVHLSNVRVSSDVSEDGILESNHASSIACLGSPSTATITIFDDDHAGIFTFEEPVTHVSESIGIMEVKVLRTSGARGNVIIPYKTIEGTARGGGEDFEDTCGELEFQNDEIVKTISVKVIDDEEYEKNKTFFIEIGEPRLVEMSEKKGRSLPLEYLTVRNMRKSAVSPLCLRNQNG, encoded by the coding sequence ATGCTTCGATTAAGTCTCCCACCCAATGTTTCAATGGGATTTCGTCTGGTAGCTCTGGTGGCTCTCTTGTTTTCCCATGTTGACCATATAACTGCAgatacagaggcagaaacaggaggaaatGAAACCACTGAATGTACTGGCTCATATTACTGTAAGAAAGGGGTGATCTTGCCCATTTGGGAACCCCAAGACCCATCTTTTGGGGACAAAATTGCTAGAGCAACTGTGTATTTTGTGgccatggtctacatgttccttGGAGTTTCTATTATTGCAGACCGGTTTATGTCCTCTATAGAGGTCATCACCtctcaagagaaagaaataacGATAAAGAAACCGAATGGAGAGACCACCAAGACGACGGTGAGAATCTGGAACGAGACTGTGTCGAACCTGACCTTGATGGCCCTGggatcttctgctcctgagattctcctGTCAGTCATTGAAGTGTGCGGCCATAACTTCACCGCAGGGGACCTGGGTCCCAGCACCATCGTGGGAAGTGCTGCCTTTAACATGTTCATCATAATCGCACTCTGTGTTTACGTGGTCCCTGATGGAGAGACAAGGAAGATCAAGCATCTGCGTGTGTTCTTTGTGACAGCAGCCTGGAGCATCTTTGCCTATACCTGGCTTTATATAATCTTGTCTGTCAGCTCTCCTGGAGTTGTGGAGGTCTGGGAAGGCTtgcttactttcttcttctttcccatcTGCGTTGTGTTCGCGTGGGTAGCAGACAGGCGGCTTCTCTTTTACAAGTATGTCTACAAGCGGTACAGGGCCGGCAAGCAGAGGGGGATGATCATTGAACATGAAGGAGACAGACCAGCTTCCAAAACTGAAATCGAAATGGATGGGAAAGTGGTCAACTCTCATGTTGACAATTTCTTAGATGGGGCTCTGGTTTTGGAAGTTGATGAGAGGGACCAAGATGATGAGGAAGCCAGGCGTGAGATGGCAAGGATTCTGAAGGAACTTAAGCAGAAGcatcctgagaaagaaattgagcaATTAATAGAATTAGCCAACTACCAGGTCCTAAGTCAACAGCAGAAAAGCCGAGCATTTTACAGGATTCAAGCTACTCGCCTGATGACCGGAGCTGGCAACATCTTGAAGAGGCACGCAGCTGATCAAGCAAGGAAGGCTGTCAGTATGCATGAAGTCAACATGGAAATGGCTGAAAACGACCCAGTCAGTAAGATCTTCTTTGAGCAAGGAACATACCAGTGTCTAGAGAACTGTGGTACTGTGGCCCTCACCATTATGCGCAGAGGGGGCGACTTGAGCACCACTGTGTTTGTTGACTTCAGGACAGAAGACGGCACAGCCAATGCTGGGTCTGATTATGAATTCACGGAAGGGACTGTGATCTTCAAACCAGGGGAGACCCAGAAGGAAATCAGAGTTGGCATCATTGATGATGATATCTTTGAAGAAGATGAAAACTTCCTTGTGCATCTTAGCAATGTCAGAGTCTCTTCAGATGTTTCAGAAGATGGCATACTAGAATCCAATCACGCTTCTTCAATTGCTTGTCTTGGGTCACCCAGCACTGCCACCATAACCATTTTTGATGATGACCATGCAGGCATCTTTACATTTGAGGAACCCGTGACTCACGTGAGCGAGAGCATTGGCATCATGGAGGTGAAGGTTTTGAGAACCTCTGGAGCTCGAGGAAATGTTATCATTCCCTACAAAACTATTGAAGGCACAGCCCGAGGTGGAGGGGAAGACTTTGAGGACACCTGTGGAGAGCTCGAATTCCAGAACGATGAAATAGT